A stretch of Eubalaena glacialis isolate mEubGla1 chromosome 10, mEubGla1.1.hap2.+ XY, whole genome shotgun sequence DNA encodes these proteins:
- the IFT46 gene encoding intraflagellar transport protein 46 homolog isoform X2 produces MADNSSDEYEEENNKEKKKTSQLTPQRGFSENDDDDDDDDSSETDSDDDDDDDEEHGAPLEGAYDPADYEHLPVSPEIKELFQYISRYTPQLIDLDHKLKPFIPDFIPAVGDIDAFLKVPRPDGKPDSLGLLVLDEPSTKQSDPTVLSLWLTENSKQHNVTQHMKVKSLEDAEKNPKAIDTWIESISELHRSKPPATVHYTRPMPDIDMLMQEWSPEFEELLGKGTRVRALIVELRSRMPCGAAKKKRSYLHIYVTTLLSKQKALTYQEKKTEQR; encoded by the exons ATGGCTGACAACAGCAGTGATGAGTACgaagaggaaaataacaag GAGAAAAAGAAGACCTCGCAGCTCACGCCTCAGCGGGGCTTTAGTGAAAACGATGATGATGACGACGACGATGACTCATCTGAAACTGATtctgatgatgacgatgatgatgatgaagagcaTGGGGCCCCTCTGGAAGG GGCCTATGATCCTGCAGATTATGAGCATTTGCCAGTTTCTCCTGAGATTAAGGAACTCTTCCAGTACATCAGTAG GTATACACCTCAGTTGATTGACCTGGACCACAAACTGAaacctttcattcctgattttatccCAGCTGTCGGGGATATTGATGCATTCTTAAAG GTTCCACGTCCTGATGGAAAGCCTGACAGCCTTGGCCTACTGGTACTGGATGAGCCTTCTACAAAGCAGTCGGACCCTACAGTGCTCTCACTTTGGTTAACAGAGAATTCCAAACAGCACAACGTCACA CAACATATGAAAGTAAAGAGCCTGGAAGATGCAGAAAAGAATCCCAAAGCCATTGACACATGGATTGAGAGCATCTCTGAATTACACCGTTCCAAGCCCCCTGCGACTGTGCACTACACCAG GCCTATGCCCGATATTGACATGCTGATGCAGGAATGGTCTCCAGAGTTTGAAGAGCTTTTGGGAAAG gggacacgggttcgagccctgatcgtggaactaagatcccgcatgccatgtggcgcggccaagaagaaaagaagttacttacatatatatgtgacaaCATTACTGTCCAAGCAAAAAGCTCTTACatatcaagaaaagaaaactgagcaaAGATGA
- the IFT46 gene encoding intraflagellar transport protein 46 homolog isoform X3: MADNSSDEYEEENNKEKKKTSQLTPQRGFSENDDDDDDDDSSETDSDDDDDDDEEHGAPLEGAYDPADYEHLPVSPEIKELFQYISRYTPQLIDLDHKLKPFIPDFIPAVGDIDAFLKQHMKVKSLEDAEKNPKAIDTWIESISELHRSKPPATVHYTRPMPDIDMLMQEWSPEFEELLGKVSLPTAEIDCSLAEYIDMICAVLDIPVYKSRIQSLHLLFSLYSEFKNSQHFKALAEGKKAFTPPSNSTSQAGDAETLTFS; the protein is encoded by the exons ATGGCTGACAACAGCAGTGATGAGTACgaagaggaaaataacaag GAGAAAAAGAAGACCTCGCAGCTCACGCCTCAGCGGGGCTTTAGTGAAAACGATGATGATGACGACGACGATGACTCATCTGAAACTGATtctgatgatgacgatgatgatgatgaagagcaTGGGGCCCCTCTGGAAGG GGCCTATGATCCTGCAGATTATGAGCATTTGCCAGTTTCTCCTGAGATTAAGGAACTCTTCCAGTACATCAGTAG GTATACACCTCAGTTGATTGACCTGGACCACAAACTGAaacctttcattcctgattttatccCAGCTGTCGGGGATATTGATGCATTCTTAAAG CAACATATGAAAGTAAAGAGCCTGGAAGATGCAGAAAAGAATCCCAAAGCCATTGACACATGGATTGAGAGCATCTCTGAATTACACCGTTCCAAGCCCCCTGCGACTGTGCACTACACCAG GCCTATGCCCGATATTGACATGCTGATGCAGGAATGGTCTCCAGAGTTTGAAGAGCTTTTGGGAAAG GTGAGCCTGCCCACAGCAGAGATTGATTGCAGCCTGGCAGAGTACATAGACATGATCTGTG CCGTCCTAGACATCCCCGTCTACAAGAGTCGGATTCAGTCCCTCCACCTGCTCTTTTCCCTCTACTCGGAATTCAAGAACTCACAG CATTTTAAAGCTCTAGCTGAAGGCAAGAAAGCATTCACCCCTCCATCCAACTCCACCTCCCAAGCAGGAGATGCAGAGACATTAACCTTCAGCTGA
- the IFT46 gene encoding intraflagellar transport protein 46 homolog isoform X1: protein MADNSSDEYEEENNKEKKKTSQLTPQRGFSENDDDDDDDDSSETDSDDDDDDDEEHGAPLEGAYDPADYEHLPVSPEIKELFQYISRYTPQLIDLDHKLKPFIPDFIPAVGDIDAFLKVPRPDGKPDSLGLLVLDEPSTKQSDPTVLSLWLTENSKQHNVTQHMKVKSLEDAEKNPKAIDTWIESISELHRSKPPATVHYTRPMPDIDMLMQEWSPEFEELLGKVSLPTAEIDCSLAEYIDMICAVLDIPVYKSRIQSLHLLFSLYSEFKNSQHFKALAEGKKAFTPPSNSTSQAGDAETLTFS from the exons ATGGCTGACAACAGCAGTGATGAGTACgaagaggaaaataacaag GAGAAAAAGAAGACCTCGCAGCTCACGCCTCAGCGGGGCTTTAGTGAAAACGATGATGATGACGACGACGATGACTCATCTGAAACTGATtctgatgatgacgatgatgatgatgaagagcaTGGGGCCCCTCTGGAAGG GGCCTATGATCCTGCAGATTATGAGCATTTGCCAGTTTCTCCTGAGATTAAGGAACTCTTCCAGTACATCAGTAG GTATACACCTCAGTTGATTGACCTGGACCACAAACTGAaacctttcattcctgattttatccCAGCTGTCGGGGATATTGATGCATTCTTAAAG GTTCCACGTCCTGATGGAAAGCCTGACAGCCTTGGCCTACTGGTACTGGATGAGCCTTCTACAAAGCAGTCGGACCCTACAGTGCTCTCACTTTGGTTAACAGAGAATTCCAAACAGCACAACGTCACA CAACATATGAAAGTAAAGAGCCTGGAAGATGCAGAAAAGAATCCCAAAGCCATTGACACATGGATTGAGAGCATCTCTGAATTACACCGTTCCAAGCCCCCTGCGACTGTGCACTACACCAG GCCTATGCCCGATATTGACATGCTGATGCAGGAATGGTCTCCAGAGTTTGAAGAGCTTTTGGGAAAG GTGAGCCTGCCCACAGCAGAGATTGATTGCAGCCTGGCAGAGTACATAGACATGATCTGTG CCGTCCTAGACATCCCCGTCTACAAGAGTCGGATTCAGTCCCTCCACCTGCTCTTTTCCCTCTACTCGGAATTCAAGAACTCACAG CATTTTAAAGCTCTAGCTGAAGGCAAGAAAGCATTCACCCCTCCATCCAACTCCACCTCCCAAGCAGGAGATGCAGAGACATTAACCTTCAGCTGA